Genomic DNA from Mycolicibacterium helvum:
CAAGATCCGGAACACCGGTCCGGTGGTGATCCCGTTGAGAGTGACATCTGCTGCGCTGGCAGAGGGCAACATGGCCGGTGCCGTCATTCCCAGCGCCATCGCGGTGGCGGTCGCGGTCACCGCGGCAAGCCGCGCGACCTTCTTGCCACGCACTCTTGGGATCGCCCGAATATTGCGAGTTACCGTCGAAATTCTCATTGTCCCCAACCCCCAACATCCGGTTTCTCAGCTTCTACTCAGGAAGATAGCCCTTTCGGTCCACAGTGGCGGCAATTTGGCGATCGGCCCACCTGAGAGAGTTCTGCTAACTCCGGCCCAGCTTGTCATAAATCGCCGGCAGGAATGCGGCCAGGTGGTTCATCTCCTGAGCGCAATGCACCAGCAGATCTCGGGGTTCCGGCAGCTGATGTGCGGCGATCGGGCGGATCACCGAGTCGGCCAGCCGGTTGCCACGGCGCACACCGATATACGGACCACCCATCCAGAATCGGGACCGCATTTCCGCCCCGCCCGGGGTGGCCCGGACGTGGTGAATGAACCAGCCGATGTCCACGGGCAGCTCACTGGATCCCAGCCGCGCACACACCGCGACGTCCCCGCCGAGCCGGGACGCGTCCAGGCCCAGCGCCGCAGGCTCGAGGAACTGGATGGCAGCCTTGGCGTAGGACGAGCCCAGATACTCCTCGATGATCGAGGTGCGCCCGACGTAGCTGCCGTCCGGTCCGTGATCACCCCAGTGCGCCCAGGCGTGGGCGCGCGGATGCCACAGCTTGTAGCGGCGCGAGTCGCTGCCGTGCCAGCCGAACCACCAGTCCCACATCGCCGGTGTGACGCCAGGCATGTCGGTACGCACCGAGACCTGAAATCCACCGCCGCGCAAACTACCGTAGCCGTTCTCGGTCTGCTGATATCCCTCGTCGAGAATGGTTGCGGCAGAATCGAAGCCAAGTAACACCTGATCGGCCTGTGGGCCCTGCTCGAGTGCGATGACGACGTGCCGGGGCAGCTCCGCCATCTCCGGATTGAAGTACGTGCCCCACGGGGTGTCCCCGTCGCCGGGGCGGTATCCCAGGTAGGTCTCGGCCATCTACAGCCGTCCCATCCAGCCGTGGAACCGGCCGTCGGGGTCGTACTCGGCTCGTACCCGGTCGAGCTTCGCCATGTTCTCGTCGGTGGCGAACTTCGCCGGCCGCTTGCCCAAATTCTCGTCGGCCAGCTGGATTCCGGTGGCCAACGGCGCCATCGCCGCCATGTTCGAGCGCGGCCAGTCGCCGTACTTGTCGTCGTCGGCCGGGTCCATCCAGCCGGCGTAGAGCGCCAGATAGATCTCGCTTTCCAGGCTGTAGGCCATGTCCTGACGCTGCGGTGACGGGCCCCAGTTCAGCCAGAGGAAATGCGACGGGTGCGGTGGCATGGTGTCCAGGATGCGATGAATGCCCGGCAGCAGCTCGGCGGCCGAGGCATTGGTCCACATGTTGTCGGCGGTGTACCGGTGATCGGCGAGGTAGTTGCTCATCACCGCGGTGTACCAATCGGCCAGGGCCATCGGCGCATACGGGAACGCCACCAGCGCCTTGTCGACGACCGGGCATCGGTCCAGGATGCCGAAGGCCTCCTTGGCCTCGGCCTCGGTATCGGCGAACGCCGGGGAGGCCATCACGATGGCCGGTCGGTCGATGCCGGCATTAGGCACACTGCGGGTGGCCACGATCTGCAACTCGACCCGGCGGTCCACCTCGGCGGAAATATCGCGCGCCCAGGTGAAGATCTCGTCGGCGAGCTCGATCGGGTAGGCGTAGAAGCTGCTGCCCAACACCGCGGGTCTCGTGTAGAGCTTGAGGTGGAACGCGATGACCACGGCGAAGAACCCTGGCCCCGAACCGCGGGCCGCCCAGTACAGATCCCGATGGTGGTCAGCGTCGATGTAGATCCGATCACCGTCGGCGGTGACCACATCCAGACCGATGACGCTCTCGCAGGCGGGCCCGACGACGCGGCTGTTCCAGCCGTAACCGCCCTGCAGTAGATAGCCGCCGATACACACGCCCTTGCAATGTCCGGCGGGGAAGAACAATCCCAGCGCCTCGAGTTCGGCGGCCAGCGCGCTGCCGCCCTTGCCCGGGCCGGCGACCGCGGTCATCTTGTCGGCGTCGATGCTGGTCTGATCCACCCGGCTCATGTCGAGCAGCACCGCGCCGTCGCGTAGGTGGCTGGCCGCCCAGCTATGCCCACCGGACTTGATGCTGACTTGCTTGTTGTTGGCCTTGGCGTAGCGCACGGCGGCGACCACGTCGTCGGCGTCGACCGCCTGGACGATGACGTCCGGATAGCGGTCGGGCACGCGCTGGTTCCACACCGTGGCAGTGCGTGCGCTCTCGTAACCGTCGTCGCCGCGGAAGAAATGACGCCCCTCAGGAAGTGACCCCACCTAAGCCTCCTCTGATTCACATTCCGAATCAGTACGATCCGTATTGCGGCACGATACCGTGCAAGGAACGCCCAGGGAAGGGACGACAAGATGGCAGATCCGGAAATTTCCGTGGTGCATGGCGAGCGTTCGGGAAGTGCCCGCGACGATGGCATCCAGGTTCTGCGCCGCGCCGCGGCCGCACTTGACGAGATCGCGACGGCTCCGGGCCGGCTACGACTGGTCGATCTGCATAGCCGGCTGGGCCTGGCCAAGTCCACCGCGCGGCGGCTGTTGTTCGGTCTGGTCGAGGTGGGGTTCGCGGCCGTGGACGACGACGGCCGCATCGTCCTTGGCGACCGACTGCTGGGGTTGTCCAGCGCAAACGCCGCCCACATCGCCTCGGCATTCCGGCCGACCCTCGAGCGGGTGGCCGACGCCACCGGGGAAACCGCGGACCTCTCGGTATACCGCGGCGGGCAGATGCTGTTCATCGACCAGATCGAGTCGCCACACCGGCTGCGGGCGGTCTCGGCGATCGGCGGCCGCTTCACCCTCTACGACACCGCCAACGGGAAGGCGGCACTGGCGCTGTTCGACGACGCCGACACCGACTCGGCGCTCGCCTCCCTGGACCCGGCGGCAGGCTCGAAGGTTCGCGACGAACTCCGTGAGATCCGCACCAGCCGAATAGCTTTCGACCGCGACGAGCACACCGACGGCATCTCGGCCGCCGGGATCGCGGGGCGTGCGTTGGGCGGCAATATCGTCGCGATCTCGGTGCCCGCGCCGACGGAGCGGTTCAACAAGCACTCCGACCGCATCGTCGCCGCCCTGCGCTCGGCCCTGGATTCACCGATCTGGTCGACCTGAGGCAAATCTGACCATCCGGTTGGTTGGGCTTGCCAGTGTGTCTGTCAGCAGAGCACAGTGGCTGGTATGAGTCGCACCGCTTTGCGTATCTGCCCGCTGTGCGAGGCCACCTGCGGGCTGGTCCTCACCATCGATGACAACGACCGGGTCAGCTCGGCCCGGGGCGATCGGGACGACGTGTTCAGCCACGGTTTCATTTGCCCGAAGGGCGCCAGTTTCGCCGAATTGGACAACGATCCGGACCGGTTACCGAACCCGCTGGTGCGCCGCGGCGGCGAACTGGTCGAAGCCACCTGGGCGGAGGCCTTCACCGCGGCCGCAGAGGGGCTGCAGCGCGTCATCGCCGACACCGGCAGCACGTCGGTGGCGGTCTACCTCGGCAACCCCAACGCGCACACCATCGCCGGTTCGCTCTACGGGCCGGTCGTCATCAAGTCGCTGGGCACCCGGCAGGTGTACTCCGCCAGCACGCTCGACCAGATGCCGAAGCACGTCTCGTGCGGCTACCTGTACGGCAACCCGCTTGCCTTCACCGTGCCCGACCTCGACCGTACTGACTATCTTGTGATCATCGGCGCAAACCCGTTGGTATCTAACGGCTCTCTGGCCACCGCGGCTGACTTCCCCGGCAAGATCAAGGCATTGCGCCGCCGCGGGGGCACACTCGTCGTAATCGATCCCAGCCGCACCCGCACCGCCGAACTGGCCGACCGCCACCTGCCCGTCCGCCCCGGCTCGGATGCTGCACTGCTATTCGCGATCGTGCACGTCCTCTTCGATGAGGGCCTGGTCGATTTGGGCCGGCTCGCCGACCACGTGACGGGCCTGGATCGGGTGCGCGCGGCAGCACTCGACTTCCCGCCGGACGCAGTTGCCGAGCACTGCGGGGTGGGATCGGACGAAATCCGCACCCTTGCAAGGGAAATCGCTGCGGCGCCCAGTGCCGCAGTCTATGGCCGGATCGGCACCTCGACCGTCGAGTTCGGCACGCTGACCAGCTGGCTGGTGGACGTGGTGAACATCCTGACCGGGAACCTGGATCGGCCTGGCGGAGTGATGTTCGCCAGCTCACCGATCGCCGGTGCCCCGCGACCGGCGCGCCCCGGCCGGGGTTTCGCGACAGGTCGCTGGCGCAGCCGGGTCTCGGGGCATCGCGAGGTGTTGTCCGAAATGCCTGCGGTCGCGTTGGCCGAGGAGATCGAGACTCCCGGCGAGGGTCAGATCCGGGCGATGATCACCATCGCGGGCAATCCGGTCTTGTCAGCGCCGGATGGCGCCCGCCTGCAGGATGCCCTGGCCGGCGTCGACTTCATGGTGTCGGTCGATCCCTACCTCAACGAGACAACCCGGCACGCCGACGTGATCCTGCCCCCGCCGCCGCCCTCGCGCGCAGCGCATTTCGACCTCGCGCTGTCCGGCGCGGTGGTGCGCAACAACGCCCGGTTCTCCCCTCCGGTGCTACCGCTGGCCGACGACCGGCCCGACGAGTGCGAGATCCTGGCCCGGTTGACGCTGATCGTGCTGGGCCTGGGCCCGGACGCCGACCCGAACCTGGTAGACGACCAGGTGATTGGGTCGACGCTGAGCAAGGAGGTCGCCGACGAACACTCGCCGGTCGCCGGCCGTTCGGTCGACGAGTTGACCGCGATGCTGCCCGACGGTCGCGGTTTCGAACGGCGGCTGGACATGATGCTTCGCCTGGGCCCGTTCGGTGACGGGTTCGGCGCCAATCCCGACGGCCTGACACTGCAGCGGGTCAAGGACGCACCGCACGGGGTGGACTTGGGCGCGCTGGTCCCCCGGATCCCCGAGGTGCTCCGAACACCATCGGGGACAGTCGAACTAGACCCCGAGCCGATCCTGGCCGATATCCCGCGGCTGCTTGCTTCGCTGGCATCAGAGCCGGGGTTCCTGCTGATCGGCCGGCGGCACCTCCGCTCCAACAACAGCTGGATGCACAACCTGCCCGCGCTGTCCGGCGGCTCCAATCGCTGCACTCTGCAGATCCATCCCGACGATGCCACCCGGCTGGGCCTCGACGACATGGCCGTGGTCACCGGTCCTGGCGGGAAACTCGAAGTGCCCGTTGAGATTACCGACGCGATCCGCCCTGGCGTGGTGTCACTGCCGCACGGCTGGGGCCACACCGAGCCGGGCACCCGGATGCAGGTGGCAGCCCGGGACCCCGGCGTGAACGTCAACAGTCTCAACGACGGCACGCTGCTGGATCCGCTGTCGGGCACCGCGGTGCTCAACGGGCTGCCGGTCGAGGTGGCCCCCGTCGGAGCGCGGTGAGACGCCTCGCCTAGTACAACACTCGGCGCATGCCGTCCTCGCTATAGCATGCCTCGAGTTGGGCGTCGGTCCAGTTCGACCGGATCGCTTTGGCCATCTGGGCGACACTGGGCAGTGCGGTCGGATTCCAGGTCTCGGGTTTCCATGCGTCCGAACGCAGGAACGCCTTGGCGCAATGAAAGAACACTTCCTCGATGCCGATCTCCAGCGCAAGCAGCGGCCGCTTGCCCTGAACGACCATACTGTCGAAATAGTCGGCGTCGGCAAGGATGCGCGCAGTCCCGTTGATCCGCAATGTATCCCCGCGCCCAGGGATCACGAACAGTGTCCCGACCTGCGGGCGCTGCAGCACGTTGAGATAGCCATCGACGCGCCTGTTACCGGGCCGCTCGGGGATGGCGATGGTGCGGTCGTCGATGACATGCACGAACCCCGGCGGGTCACCTTTGGGTGAAACATCAACGCGGCCTTGTGCATCGGTCGTGGCGACGAACGCCAACGGCGATTGCGCCAACCAGTCGCGCTGCAGGGGCAGGAGCCGATCCTTGACCTTGTTGACCACGGCGCTGTCGGGCTCACCGATGATCGACCGGAGTTCGGCGATGGTACTGACTTCACGGCGCATCGCTCGATTATCCATGCCGCCCGTGGTAGTCGGCCGGGAGCTCCCCGCGTCCGAGTTGATAAAGATTGAGTCGGTAACTGCCGACGATCCCGGGGGCGATCCTGGCCAGAATCGGCAGGGCGCACCGGTACCGGGCGGGCAGCTTTGCCGCGACTTCCGGTTGCGGGCTGGCCAGAGTTCTGCTGTCGAGCAGTCTCAATCCCCACTTCTCGAGGGCACGAGGATCACCACAGGTCCATTGCATGCGGGCATCGACTGCCTTCATCGCGCCGCCGCGTTTCTGATTGGCGATCATCTTCGGGCCGGCTGTGTCGAACGCGATGAGCGACTCCGGAAACCGTTGAGCGAGTTGCGCTAACACATTGCCCACCTGCGCTTCTCGGAGATACACCAAGACCGCTTCCACAACAAAGAGATAGGGCCCCGGCGCCGCGGTGACCGCGTCGTACCAGTCGGTGTCCAGCACCGAACCGGCCAACATGGTTCGGCGGTCGGTATCGGAGAAGAAGTTCCGTCGCAGTTGGATGCTGTCGGGAAGGTCGAGGTCGAACCAACGCACGCTGCCGTTGTCGACGCGCTCGAAGCGGGTGTTCAGGCCGGTACCGACGTCGACCACGGTTCCGGCCGGGTGGTCGTCGAGGAATCGGCGAACCCACCCGTCGAACACCGCTGTCCGCAGGACGGATCCGGGCAGCGAACCACCACGGAATGCGGTGAAGTCGTAGTCGATGCGATCCACGAGGTCGCGTGCCCACCGGTCGTTGATGACCGGGTGTCGCGACGCCGCATCACGGGCACGTCCATAGAGCGGGATGAGCAGGGTCTCCTGAACCTCCCCCAACTCCGGTCGGATCTTGTTCATGCCGGTAGGTCCGGTTCAGCGTGACATGTAATTTGTATACGGCATATCATAATAATCAATTCGTACCTCGCAGGTTGTGCCGACGCAAGACCTCCCCGTGGTTGACTCGGCTCATGACCACCGGGACCCCACGGCGCGGCCGGCCGCCGACCGTGAACCGTGAGCTCATCGTCGACGTCGCCCGCGCCCAGCTCGACGAACGGGGTATCGAGACCTTCAGCATGCGGTCGTTGGCGGCGGAAATCGGTGTGTCGCCGATGGCCATCTACCGTCACGTCGGTGACCGCGACACTCTCCTCGGACTCGTGCTGGACGACGTCTCCGCGCTCTTCCCCGCCATCGAATTACCGGCGGATCCGCACGAACGTATCGCGACCCTGCTATGTGCCGTCTTCGACGTGTTGGCAAGCAAACGCTGGATCGCCGACGTGTTACGCGCAGGCAGCCCTGGCGGGTCCGGCGCACTCTGGCTCGTGGACCGAATTCTTGCTGCTGCAACCGAACTCGGACTGGATAGCCCAGCTGCCATGGCGATGTACCGGGCATTGTGGACCTACACCCTTGGGGCAGTTCTCAACGCCCCGACTGCCCAAGACCAGGCCGCAGCCAACGAGCGCATCGAGCGGAAAGTCATGGCCCTGGGCGCCGACGGCTTCCCGCATCTCGTCGCCGCCCTGCAGACACTCCCGGCAGCCGACCCAAAGGACGCCTACCGGCGCGCCATCGGGCACCTCATCGAGGGTTACACCGCGGGCACAGCGCCGCGCCCTACGTCACCACCGCAATAGCGAAACCGTCCCACCCTTTGAGCCCGACGGTCTGAATCGCGGCGCTGTCCAGACGGGGGTGGGTGCTCATCATCTCCAGCATGTCGCGCACGCCCCGGGCCTGCCGGTCATCGGCCGCCGGAGCCAGAATCCGGCCGTGGCGCACCACGTTGTCGACGACGATCACGGTGCCCGGCCGACCAAGATCGATCGCCCACTGGACGTAGGCGGTGTTGTTCTCCTTGTCGGCGTCGATGAACACCAGGTCGAACTGCCCGGTCAGGCCGGGCAGGTTGTCCAGCGCCGCGCCCACGACGACGTCCACCCGGTCGGCTACCCCGGCGCGCTCCAGGTTGATCCGCGCGACCTGGGCGTGCCGCGGGTCGTATTCCAGGGTGACGACGCTGCCTTCGGCGCCGACGCCGCGGGCCAGACAGATTGTGCTGTAGCCGCCGAGGGTGCCGATTTCGAGCACCCGGCGAGCGCCGCTGATCCGGGTCAGCAGATACAGCAGCTGCCCGCTTTGCGGTGACACTTCGATGACAGGAAGGCCCGCGGCGGCCGAATCGGCCAGCGCGGCAGCCAATGCCGGGTCGTTGGGTAGCAGCAGTTGGTTCAGCAGCGTGTCAACAGGTTGCCAGTCATTCGGGCCGATGGTGTCGTTCATCGCACTCCTTCTTTGGTGTACACGACGCGCAGCACATGGCCGACTTCCGGTCCCATCACCGCGGCGGCCAGTTCACAGAACGTCGCGATGAAGTTCGGGCCATGGGCCGGTCCCGCCGGTGTCAGATGATGCGCGATCTCGTGCAGGAGCACCAGCTCCCGCATCGCCCAGTCCGCGGAGTCCCGGTCCGGAATGGCGATAACCCCTGTGCCGTCGAAGTTTTCGTAGTGGGCGGCGCTGGCTGCACGCCGGGCACGCACACTGACTGGTCCCGGTGCCGGCCAGCGGGCCGTCACGGCGGGCAGCGCCAGGACATCGTCGACGTAGCGTTGCACCGAGGACATCGACGCGAACCGCCCCTCCGGAGGCAGGGTGAGCTGCGTGCCGAAGAAGTCGATGCTGCGTGAACTGTGCTGGGCGGCCCGGTCGAAGAGGGTACGGACGAACTCCTCGGCCGCGTAGACGCGGGAGCGCTGGCTGTCGCGCGCCGTCACCTCGGCAGCCGGCTCCGCGACCCCGGCAGCTCGGGACTGGACCCCAGCCGGGCCTGCCGCCCGGCCCGGTCACCGGCGCGTCTGGCGGCCGACGAATACCCGGCCGAGGCACGGCTGGCCTGCCAGGTGCCGCGCGCCTTGGAGTTCTGCCGGTAATGGTCGCGCAGTTCAAGTTCCTTGTTGCGCAGCGCAAGCGCGGTTCCCGGCGCGGTCTTGCGGTCTTTGGTGGCCTCGTGGCGGGCTTCGTCGCGGGCCTGGGACAGACGCTGGGCGACGCGGGCACCGAAGGCCAGTTGGAAGTTGAGTCGCGCGGTGATGGTTGGCGTGGGCTTGTGTGCTCCGGTGGCCAGGTAGGCGTCACAGGACCGCACCATCTGGACGACCAGGCTGGCATATAGGGCGTGGCTGGCGTCGATGTCCTCGGTGAATCCGTAGGCGTAGACGAACGTGGAGTTCGAGGCGACATCGCACTGCACATCGTTGGCCGCGGCGATACCCGCGAACAGTTGCACGTAGGTGCGCAGGCCCCGGGAGCCGGGGTCGCCGATGGTGATGGTCCGCTGGGTCGGCGCCTGCGCTGCCGTCCGGGTGGCGGAGTGGGCACGCGCCACGGCCAAGTCGATCGACGTCGCGGTGGCCAGCCGCTGGGCGGCGGCCATGAACGCTTCGGCCTCGTGGACGTTGTCGGTGCCTTCGGCCTGGCGCAGGAGTGCTGCGATCCGCGCCAGCATCTTGTCGTCCGTCACGATTGGCAACCTAGCGGAGCGCGCCGACATCGGTGTGCCACCGGCTCGTCACTGGCCGACGAACCCATCCAGCGCCACCGTCAGCTGTGGTGAGAGCGGACCGGGCTTGGCGTAATTGCCGACGTTGTCGGTCGGGTCGTCGCGCAAGACATGGTTGACGCCTTTGAGCGCGACCACCGACAGCGACGTGTGTGCCAGGGCGTCGGTGAACGGTTTGATATCGGCGCAGTTGGCCTGGCCGTCGGTGTCCGAGCACGTCACCAATACCGGTGTGGCGGCAGGGATGCGGGCGGCCAGCTCCAGCGGGTCGATGGCGTCGGCTTCCACGACGGCCTTGACATTGCCGGGGTTGAGGATCGCGCTCAGGCTCTCGGGCAGTTTGGCGGGCACAGTGCCCTTGGTGCGCGCCTCGGCGACCGCGGCGTTCCATGCGGCGATCGTCGCGTCAGCCTGCTGCTGGGTCTTCTGGCCGCCTTTCACGGCGGCGGCCATATCGGTCTTGACCCGGTTGCTGATCAGGTCGAGATAGCGGCCGGCCAGTGGCTGCAGCAGCCCCAGCGAGTGGATCTTGGGCGCTCCGGCCGAGGTGTCGTCGGCCAGCGTCATCGCGTGGATGGTGCCCTCACCGAGCGCGTACACCGAGATGCGGTCGGAATCGGTGCCAGCCTGCCCGGCCAGGAACCGCACCGCAGATTTCGCGCCGGTGGTGTAGACGGCGCTGCCCACGTCGGCCGGGTGGTCGGCGTAGGGGCCCAGCCCCGTCTGACCGGTGCCGACCTTGTCGTAGCGCAGCGAGGCCACCCCGTGCTCGGACAGGTACTGGGCGAGCTGACGCATGTTGCCGATCGGCCCGGCAACGTTGTTGTCGCCGTTGCGGTCGGTACGCCCGCTCTCCGAGATCAGCAGCGCCGCCGGCCCTTTCTGGTCACCGTGCTGATGGCGGTAGGTGCCGTGCACGGTCAGCCCGTCGGCCACGAACGTCACCTCGTCCTCGACCCAGGCGTTGTGCGACTCGCTGTTCGACGAGCAGCCTGCCACCAACGTCAGCGCCATCGCCGCCAGGACGATGCGACGCCGCAAGCTCACAGCCTGGCCTCGATCCAAGCGGTCACGTCGTCAAGCACCCGATCGCGCTCGGGCTCGTTGAACACCTCGTGGTAGAGCCCCGGATAGACCTTGAGATGCACGTCGGTCGAGCCGACACA
This window encodes:
- a CDS encoding O-methyltransferase, translated to MNDTIGPNDWQPVDTLLNQLLLPNDPALAAALADSAAAGLPVIEVSPQSGQLLYLLTRISGARRVLEIGTLGGYSTICLARGVGAEGSVVTLEYDPRHAQVARINLERAGVADRVDVVVGAALDNLPGLTGQFDLVFIDADKENNTAYVQWAIDLGRPGTVIVVDNVVRHGRILAPAADDRQARGVRDMLEMMSTHPRLDSAAIQTVGLKGWDGFAIAVVT
- a CDS encoding IclR family transcriptional regulator; its protein translation is MADPEISVVHGERSGSARDDGIQVLRRAAAALDEIATAPGRLRLVDLHSRLGLAKSTARRLLFGLVEVGFAAVDDDGRIVLGDRLLGLSSANAAHIASAFRPTLERVADATGETADLSVYRGGQMLFIDQIESPHRLRAVSAIGGRFTLYDTANGKAALALFDDADTDSALASLDPAAGSKVRDELREIRTSRIAFDRDEHTDGISAAGIAGRALGGNIVAISVPAPTERFNKHSDRIVAALRSALDSPIWST
- a CDS encoding FAD-binding oxidoreductase, giving the protein MGSLPEGRHFFRGDDGYESARTATVWNQRVPDRYPDVIVQAVDADDVVAAVRYAKANNKQVSIKSGGHSWAASHLRDGAVLLDMSRVDQTSIDADKMTAVAGPGKGGSALAAELEALGLFFPAGHCKGVCIGGYLLQGGYGWNSRVVGPACESVIGLDVVTADGDRIYIDADHHRDLYWAARGSGPGFFAVVIAFHLKLYTRPAVLGSSFYAYPIELADEIFTWARDISAEVDRRVELQIVATRSVPNAGIDRPAIVMASPAFADTEAEAKEAFGILDRCPVVDKALVAFPYAPMALADWYTAVMSNYLADHRYTADNMWTNASAAELLPGIHRILDTMPPHPSHFLWLNWGPSPQRQDMAYSLESEIYLALYAGWMDPADDDKYGDWPRSNMAAMAPLATGIQLADENLGKRPAKFATDENMAKLDRVRAEYDPDGRFHGWMGRL
- a CDS encoding class I SAM-dependent methyltransferase; this translates as MNKIRPELGEVQETLLIPLYGRARDAASRHPVINDRWARDLVDRIDYDFTAFRGGSLPGSVLRTAVFDGWVRRFLDDHPAGTVVDVGTGLNTRFERVDNGSVRWFDLDLPDSIQLRRNFFSDTDRRTMLAGSVLDTDWYDAVTAAPGPYLFVVEAVLVYLREAQVGNVLAQLAQRFPESLIAFDTAGPKMIANQKRGGAMKAVDARMQWTCGDPRALEKWGLRLLDSRTLASPQPEVAAKLPARYRCALPILARIAPGIVGSYRLNLYQLGRGELPADYHGRHG
- a CDS encoding molybdopterin oxidoreductase family protein, whose translation is MSRTALRICPLCEATCGLVLTIDDNDRVSSARGDRDDVFSHGFICPKGASFAELDNDPDRLPNPLVRRGGELVEATWAEAFTAAAEGLQRVIADTGSTSVAVYLGNPNAHTIAGSLYGPVVIKSLGTRQVYSASTLDQMPKHVSCGYLYGNPLAFTVPDLDRTDYLVIIGANPLVSNGSLATAADFPGKIKALRRRGGTLVVIDPSRTRTAELADRHLPVRPGSDAALLFAIVHVLFDEGLVDLGRLADHVTGLDRVRAAALDFPPDAVAEHCGVGSDEIRTLAREIAAAPSAAVYGRIGTSTVEFGTLTSWLVDVVNILTGNLDRPGGVMFASSPIAGAPRPARPGRGFATGRWRSRVSGHREVLSEMPAVALAEEIETPGEGQIRAMITIAGNPVLSAPDGARLQDALAGVDFMVSVDPYLNETTRHADVILPPPPPSRAAHFDLALSGAVVRNNARFSPPVLPLADDRPDECEILARLTLIVLGLGPDADPNLVDDQVIGSTLSKEVADEHSPVAGRSVDELTAMLPDGRGFERRLDMMLRLGPFGDGFGANPDGLTLQRVKDAPHGVDLGALVPRIPEVLRTPSGTVELDPEPILADIPRLLASLASEPGFLLIGRRHLRSNNSWMHNLPALSGGSNRCTLQIHPDDATRLGLDDMAVVTGPGGKLEVPVEITDAIRPGVVSLPHGWGHTEPGTRMQVAARDPGVNVNSLNDGTLLDPLSGTAVLNGLPVEVAPVGAR
- a CDS encoding DAPG hydrolase family protein; protein product: MAETYLGYRPGDGDTPWGTYFNPEMAELPRHVVIALEQGPQADQVLLGFDSAATILDEGYQQTENGYGSLRGGGFQVSVRTDMPGVTPAMWDWWFGWHGSDSRRYKLWHPRAHAWAHWGDHGPDGSYVGRTSIIEEYLGSSYAKAAIQFLEPAALGLDASRLGGDVAVCARLGSSELPVDIGWFIHHVRATPGGAEMRSRFWMGGPYIGVRRGNRLADSVIRPIAAHQLPEPRDLLVHCAQEMNHLAAFLPAIYDKLGRS
- a CDS encoding alpha/beta hydrolase family protein, yielding MRRRIVLAAMALTLVAGCSSNSESHNAWVEDEVTFVADGLTVHGTYRHQHGDQKGPAALLISESGRTDRNGDNNVAGPIGNMRQLAQYLSEHGVASLRYDKVGTGQTGLGPYADHPADVGSAVYTTGAKSAVRFLAGQAGTDSDRISVYALGEGTIHAMTLADDTSAGAPKIHSLGLLQPLAGRYLDLISNRVKTDMAAAVKGGQKTQQQADATIAAWNAAVAEARTKGTVPAKLPESLSAILNPGNVKAVVEADAIDPLELAARIPAATPVLVTCSDTDGQANCADIKPFTDALAHTSLSVVALKGVNHVLRDDPTDNVGNYAKPGPLSPQLTVALDGFVGQ
- a CDS encoding DUF2786 domain-containing protein, whose protein sequence is MTDDKMLARIAALLRQAEGTDNVHEAEAFMAAAQRLATATSIDLAVARAHSATRTAAQAPTQRTITIGDPGSRGLRTYVQLFAGIAAANDVQCDVASNSTFVYAYGFTEDIDASHALYASLVVQMVRSCDAYLATGAHKPTPTITARLNFQLAFGARVAQRLSQARDEARHEATKDRKTAPGTALALRNKELELRDHYRQNSKARGTWQASRASAGYSSAARRAGDRAGRQARLGSSPELPGSRSRLPR
- a CDS encoding pyridoxamine 5'-phosphate oxidase family protein; this encodes MRREVSTIAELRSIIGEPDSAVVNKVKDRLLPLQRDWLAQSPLAFVATTDAQGRVDVSPKGDPPGFVHVIDDRTIAIPERPGNRRVDGYLNVLQRPQVGTLFVIPGRGDTLRINGTARILADADYFDSMVVQGKRPLLALEIGIEEVFFHCAKAFLRSDAWKPETWNPTALPSVAQMAKAIRSNWTDAQLEACYSEDGMRRVLY
- a CDS encoding TIGR04338 family metallohydrolase; this translates as MTARDSQRSRVYAAEEFVRTLFDRAAQHSSRSIDFFGTQLTLPPEGRFASMSSVQRYVDDVLALPAVTARWPAPGPVSVRARRAASAAHYENFDGTGVIAIPDRDSADWAMRELVLLHEIAHHLTPAGPAHGPNFIATFCELAAAVMGPEVGHVLRVVYTKEGVR
- a CDS encoding TetR/AcrR family transcriptional regulator; the encoded protein is MTTGTPRRGRPPTVNRELIVDVARAQLDERGIETFSMRSLAAEIGVSPMAIYRHVGDRDTLLGLVLDDVSALFPAIELPADPHERIATLLCAVFDVLASKRWIADVLRAGSPGGSGALWLVDRILAAATELGLDSPAAMAMYRALWTYTLGAVLNAPTAQDQAAANERIERKVMALGADGFPHLVAALQTLPAADPKDAYRRAIGHLIEGYTAGTAPRPTSPPQ